From one Rosa rugosa chromosome 4, drRosRugo1.1, whole genome shotgun sequence genomic stretch:
- the LOC133743834 gene encoding uncharacterized protein LOC133743834: MRSNNQTVGGCMSTCGDNTAGNGCIEADSGKQPDAILSAHSYAFMVEQDWFQNNISNFGDIKDMDNVPMVLEWRLSLDKNSSSFTSYENFILNKILGFTLSSIPYTDNSLVVALQNHLNTTLLRDDDPTPYCNLFNATSPTNNLPMLQCFCPAGYDGNPFLVQPL, from the exons ATGAGGTCAAATAATCAAACTGTTGGCGGCTGCATGTCAACTTGTGGTGACAACACCGCCGGCAATGGTTGTATTG AAGCCGATAGCGGAAAGCAACCTGATGCAATATTATCTGCCCATAGCTATGCATTTATGGTTGAGCAAGACTGGTTTCAGAATAATATATCAAATTTTGGAGACATCAAGGATATGGACAACGTTCCTATGGTGCTAGAATGGAGGTTAAGCTTAGACAAGAACAGTTCATCATTCACATCGTATGAAAATTTCATCTTAAATAAAATTTTGGGTTTTACTTTATCGAGTATACCATATACGGATAATTCATTAGTTGTTGCCTTGCAAAATCATTTGAATACAACGTTGCTACGAGATGACGATCCAACACCGTATTGCAATTTATTTAATGCCACTTCTCCGACAAACAATCTTCCAATGCTTCAGTGTTTCTGTCCGGCCGGCTATGATGGAAACCCCTTTCTTGTCCAACCTTTGTaa